A genome region from Candidatus Aminicenantes bacterium includes the following:
- a CDS encoding ABC transporter permease — MRLLAYFGKTVREQVRDLASLSMVLVLCPFFVFLYWLIAGGGSTSYKVLVLNRDGGVVLAGGEPVKEGDRVVEALRGLKYPSGDPMLRVRPVADRAAADADLRNRYAAALLILPEDFSRMLHAPPAERSRFAPVVLSGDAGNVAYAVASVFVFTALDAAVRAAGGAEPPFPWREEFVSGAAPRTEFEAYVPGLLILSILLLLFTTALPLIREREERTLRRLRVSRLTVFDLLGGVSLAQIVIGAASIALTFAVAALLGFRSGGSFLAAGLVALMCVGSVVAVGLLTACFCKNATAVLTIGTLPFFLLMWFSGAAMPLNRLTLFVVGARPIALNDFLPPTHAVIALNKILSFGASLGDVAYELAMLAGLTVVYFAAAVWIYRRTQWRKE, encoded by the coding sequence TCGCGGGCGGCGGCTCGACTTCTTATAAGGTTCTGGTCCTCAACCGGGACGGCGGAGTGGTCCTCGCGGGCGGAGAGCCGGTCAAGGAAGGGGATCGGGTCGTGGAGGCCTTGCGCGGGCTGAAATACCCGAGCGGCGATCCGATGCTTCGCGTCCGGCCGGTCGCGGACCGGGCCGCGGCCGACGCCGACCTGCGCAACCGATACGCGGCGGCCCTTCTCATCCTGCCGGAAGATTTCAGCCGCATGCTCCACGCCCCGCCGGCCGAGCGGTCCCGGTTCGCCCCGGTCGTCCTGTCCGGCGACGCGGGCAACGTCGCTTATGCCGTGGCCTCCGTCTTCGTCTTCACCGCCCTCGACGCGGCCGTCCGGGCGGCGGGCGGGGCCGAGCCCCCCTTCCCTTGGCGGGAGGAGTTCGTCTCCGGCGCCGCCCCTCGCACCGAGTTCGAAGCCTACGTTCCGGGACTCCTCATCCTATCCATCCTCCTGCTGCTCTTCACCACGGCCCTGCCGCTCATCCGGGAGCGGGAGGAGCGGACGCTGCGGCGCCTGCGTGTCTCGCGCCTGACTGTCTTCGACCTGCTGGGGGGCGTCAGCCTGGCCCAGATCGTGATCGGAGCCGCCTCGATCGCCCTGACCTTCGCCGTCGCCGCGCTGCTCGGATTCCGGAGCGGGGGATCGTTCCTCGCCGCGGGCCTGGTTGCGCTGATGTGCGTCGGCTCGGTCGTCGCGGTCGGCCTCCTCACCGCCTGCTTCTGCAAGAACGCCACGGCCGTGCTGACCATCGGCACCCTGCCTTTCTTCCTGCTGATGTGGTTCTCCGGGGCGGCCATGCCTCTCAATCGGCTGACCCTGTTCGTCGTCGGCGCTCGGCCGATCGCCCTCAACGATTTTCTGCCTCCGACCCACGCCGTGATCGCCCTGAACAAGATTCTTTCGTTTGGGGCTTCGCTCGGCGACGTCGCCTATGAGCTTGCGATGCTGGCCGGGCTGACCGTCGTCTACTTCGCGGCCGCCGTCTGGATCTATCGCCGCACCCAATGGCGCAAGGAATAG